One window of the SAR324 cluster bacterium genome contains the following:
- the mtaB gene encoding tRNA (N(6)-L-threonylcarbamoyladenosine(37)-C(2))-methylthiotransferase MtaB — protein sequence MTTRVSLHTLGCRLNHSESESLGHQLSQQGYQIVPEDAEADLCIVNTCTVTGASDSKNRQLIRSLHRRMPQARIAVTGCQAQMEPETMADLPGVGLVVGNEAKHQIANWLPLLDEAQESPKIVHNKIRRLPFSLPLPLAEEGKAERPLGPTRGQLKVQDGCDFMCSFCIIPFARGRSRHREFDNLCAEAEQQVASGIQEIVLTGVNLGTYDIHRHSLVDIVDFLDSLKDLQRIRISSIEPTTVDPSLLERMGDQSHKLVPFLHLPVQSGSNRILELMKRRYSALDYAREVEDAIQKIPDLCVGTDVMVGFPGEGESEFTETLNLLANLPMSYLHVFPFSERAGTPATRLSAKVSPEDKRARAAQLRELSKRLRHQFMQRFVGTSRGVLLEKTKPDGRQGGYTDNYLRVQLNSTKHKGIHSNRLIPVQLESIRGDVLMGTPLASVETPAH from the coding sequence ATGACGACCAGAGTTTCCCTGCATACCTTGGGCTGTCGGCTCAATCATTCAGAAAGTGAGAGCCTAGGACATCAGTTGAGCCAACAAGGCTACCAGATTGTGCCTGAGGATGCTGAAGCAGATCTGTGCATTGTCAATACCTGCACGGTCACAGGAGCCAGTGATTCGAAAAATCGGCAATTGATCAGATCACTCCATCGGCGCATGCCTCAAGCACGAATTGCAGTAACCGGCTGTCAGGCTCAAATGGAACCGGAAACCATGGCAGATCTTCCTGGTGTCGGCCTTGTAGTTGGAAATGAAGCCAAGCACCAAATAGCAAACTGGTTACCTCTGTTAGATGAAGCACAAGAATCCCCAAAGATTGTGCACAACAAGATTCGACGTCTTCCTTTCTCACTACCATTACCTCTTGCCGAGGAAGGAAAAGCAGAGAGACCTCTTGGTCCAACACGTGGTCAACTCAAGGTGCAGGATGGTTGTGACTTCATGTGCTCCTTCTGCATCATCCCCTTTGCTCGTGGACGTTCACGACACCGTGAGTTTGACAACCTCTGTGCAGAAGCAGAGCAACAGGTAGCTTCGGGTATTCAAGAGATTGTTCTAACTGGAGTGAACCTTGGCACCTATGACATCCACAGACACAGTTTGGTGGATATTGTCGATTTTCTCGATTCTCTGAAAGACCTACAAAGGATCAGGATTTCTTCGATTGAGCCAACCACTGTTGACCCTAGTCTGTTGGAACGAATGGGAGATCAGAGCCATAAGTTAGTACCTTTTCTCCATCTGCCTGTTCAATCCGGCTCCAACCGGATTCTGGAGTTGATGAAACGCCGCTATAGCGCACTCGACTATGCCCGTGAAGTCGAAGATGCTATCCAGAAAATCCCAGACCTTTGCGTGGGCACAGATGTCATGGTGGGATTTCCTGGTGAAGGTGAGTCGGAGTTTACAGAGACGTTGAATTTGCTAGCGAACCTGCCGATGAGTTATTTGCACGTCTTCCCCTTCTCTGAGAGGGCTGGGACTCCAGCAACCAGGTTGTCAGCCAAGGTTTCTCCAGAAGATAAGCGAGCACGGGCTGCCCAACTGCGTGAACTCAGCAAAAGATTGCGTCATCAGTTTATGCAGCGTTTTGTTGGAACTAGTCGTGGCGTCTTGCTGGAAAAGACCAAACCGGACGGTCGACAAGGTGGCTATACGGACAATTACCTGCGCGTTCAACTGAACTCTACCAAGCACAAAGGCATACACAGCAATCGACTCATTCCGGTTCAACTGGAGAGTATTCGGGGAGATGTCCTAATGGGAACACCTCTCGCCTCTGTTGAAACACCTGCTCATTGA
- a CDS encoding response regulator: MMNSIEKLISVSKGVSLLYVEDDRTLQQETAHLLRNFFETIDLAQNGEEGLELFELGKYEIIITDINMPKINGVEMVKAIRRKDRHQMIIVISAHDEPHYLIDLINAGAQYFLSKPIDLTELISILYEFCVEHQQRAASLSKRE; this comes from the coding sequence ATGATGAACAGTATCGAGAAACTGATCTCTGTGTCGAAGGGAGTCAGCCTGCTCTACGTAGAAGATGATCGGACGTTGCAACAGGAAACAGCACATTTGCTGAGAAATTTCTTTGAAACAATTGATCTGGCCCAAAATGGTGAGGAAGGACTGGAGTTGTTCGAGCTTGGAAAGTACGAGATTATTATCACAGACATCAACATGCCAAAGATCAATGGAGTGGAAATGGTGAAAGCCATTCGGCGGAAGGATCGGCATCAGATGATCATTGTGATCTCTGCCCATGACGAACCCCACTACCTGATCGACCTGATCAACGCAGGGGCTCAGTACTTTCTCAGCAAACCCATTGATCTTACAGAATTAATTTCGATTCTCTACGAATTCTGCGTAGAGCATCAACAACGAGCTGCTAGTTTATCAAAAAGGGAATGA
- a CDS encoding ATP-binding protein, with protein sequence MLFQPIRLRTVLLISLGSALLLSNALTWYIGQKRQVESLRNAYFERIYWISESLAAKTTEWVGTSNWAQLEINFTLLDSQPELVYVFVRSIENEILFAYDDNLIEKYEPGVIEWEPSQIKILDTRDAPRRRTVTQTGDYQLREQILLTDALIDEEVRGKAGEVVFEARRQLVFWGEPVGVMHIGLSQQPLDKAVAENQQSLLIIEALLILFGLIISVVVARRVAAPIQQLTTRLALLKTDSLRNSDSLQQFEAQLRDLELADIPANTLESHQLVNAFQHLQNQLLLQIQLIQESATDLQTSHEELKQAYEELQQMQQQLVQSTKMASMGEMLAMIAHQWRQPLATINMIAASIKLEQQLGNATTEGTLEKLKKIQDTTSFLSRTINDFRDFFRPDRQRAFVQLNELVQRTVEIMGLSLQTQDIELVKEFGELPQSELFTNEVQQALINLLKNAEEALKESGINKKRLILRTYAQQDKQILEVQDNAGGIPEEVVDQIFFPYFSTKNKLNGTGLGLYMSRMIIEDHLGGKLTVANKDGGACFRVELNERLPENAEQNIMTEAQTTNLNLSTEQPGSLLNYPKKVASQ encoded by the coding sequence ATGCTTTTTCAACCAATCCGACTCCGCACGGTGCTCCTCATCTCCTTGGGGAGTGCCTTGCTCCTCTCGAATGCCCTGACTTGGTACATTGGTCAAAAACGCCAAGTTGAGAGCCTCCGCAACGCATACTTTGAGCGTATTTATTGGATCTCTGAATCGCTTGCCGCCAAGACAACAGAGTGGGTGGGCACCTCCAACTGGGCCCAGCTAGAGATCAACTTCACTCTTCTCGATTCACAACCAGAGTTGGTTTATGTCTTCGTTCGCAGTATAGAGAACGAAATTCTTTTTGCCTATGACGATAATCTGATTGAGAAGTATGAACCCGGGGTTATTGAGTGGGAGCCCTCTCAGATAAAGATTCTTGACACTCGTGATGCACCGAGACGAAGGACGGTAACTCAAACTGGTGACTATCAGCTCAGGGAACAGATTCTGTTGACTGATGCCCTGATTGACGAGGAAGTCCGTGGAAAAGCTGGAGAAGTTGTGTTTGAAGCTCGTCGCCAGTTGGTTTTTTGGGGAGAGCCCGTTGGAGTCATGCACATTGGTTTGTCTCAGCAACCACTAGACAAGGCTGTTGCAGAAAACCAACAATCACTCCTGATTATTGAAGCACTTCTAATATTGTTTGGGCTGATTATTTCTGTAGTGGTAGCACGTCGTGTTGCCGCTCCGATTCAGCAATTAACCACCCGCCTAGCATTACTCAAAACAGATTCTCTGAGGAACAGTGACTCTCTGCAGCAGTTCGAAGCTCAACTCCGAGATCTTGAATTAGCTGATATTCCCGCAAACACTTTGGAATCCCACCAGCTCGTCAACGCTTTCCAACATCTTCAAAACCAGCTTTTGTTGCAAATTCAACTGATTCAGGAGTCAGCGACAGACTTGCAGACTAGTCACGAAGAGTTGAAACAGGCTTATGAAGAACTACAGCAGATGCAGCAACAGCTCGTCCAATCGACCAAGATGGCTTCGATGGGAGAAATGTTGGCGATGATTGCTCATCAGTGGCGCCAACCATTGGCTACTATTAACATGATCGCAGCCTCCATCAAATTGGAACAGCAGCTTGGTAATGCCACCACTGAGGGGACACTTGAGAAGTTGAAAAAAATTCAAGATACTACCTCCTTTCTTTCTCGAACGATAAATGATTTCCGGGATTTCTTTCGGCCAGACCGTCAACGTGCATTCGTACAACTCAACGAGTTGGTGCAACGCACCGTGGAAATCATGGGATTATCTCTGCAAACACAGGACATCGAACTGGTCAAGGAGTTTGGCGAACTACCCCAGTCGGAACTGTTCACGAATGAAGTCCAGCAAGCATTGATCAACTTGTTGAAAAATGCTGAAGAAGCGTTGAAGGAAAGTGGAATAAATAAAAAGAGGCTTATCCTGCGCACCTATGCTCAGCAGGATAAACAAATACTAGAAGTGCAGGATAACGCTGGAGGTATACCTGAGGAGGTGGTTGATCAAATCTTCTTTCCTTATTTTTCAACAAAAAACAAACTTAATGGTACCGGTTTGGGTTTGTACATGAGCCGGATGATCATTGAAGACCATCTTGGAGGCAAGTTGACTGTGGCAAACAAAGATGGTGGAGCGTGTTTTCGAGTGGAACTCAATGAGCGATTACCCGAAAATGCTGAGCAAAACATAATGACTGAGGCGCAAACAACAAATCTCAACTTGTCAACGGAACAGCCGGGATCTCTGCTTAACTATCCGAAAAAGGTTGCATCTCAATGA
- a CDS encoding bacteriorhodopsin-like, which translates to MPELSPDQFSLVYNMFSLTIAAMFGTFVFFVLAKENIAVKYRPAIVVSGLVVLIAGYHYFRIFQSWDEAYTIGENGMYMATGVPFNDAYRYVDWLLTVPLLLVELIVVLALPREKSMDLLGRLVIASVLMIALGYPGEVSDSGSTQAIFFVLSFIPFVYILRTLWKELAVEIEHETGRVKELVEQTRMVLLVTWMFYPIAYLFNIAGGTADAEIGIQVGYTIADIAAKCGYGVMVYFIAREKTIVDSAPVPAKAAAAKA; encoded by the coding sequence ATGCCTGAGTTGAGTCCGGACCAATTTTCGCTGGTCTACAACATGTTCTCTCTGACGATTGCCGCAATGTTCGGCACCTTCGTCTTCTTCGTTCTTGCCAAGGAGAACATTGCGGTCAAGTATCGGCCAGCAATTGTTGTTTCCGGCTTGGTGGTATTGATTGCCGGTTACCACTATTTCCGAATTTTCCAAAGTTGGGATGAAGCGTACACCATTGGTGAAAATGGAATGTATATGGCTACCGGAGTACCTTTCAACGATGCCTATCGTTATGTGGACTGGTTGCTGACAGTACCTTTGCTGCTAGTGGAATTGATCGTTGTCTTGGCATTGCCACGTGAGAAGTCCATGGATTTGCTCGGACGCTTGGTTATTGCTTCCGTCCTAATGATCGCACTTGGCTATCCAGGTGAGGTGTCTGACAGTGGTAGCACTCAGGCGATCTTCTTCGTACTGTCCTTCATTCCATTCGTCTACATCTTGAGGACGCTTTGGAAAGAACTAGCGGTTGAAATTGAGCACGAGACTGGTCGTGTGAAAGAATTGGTAGAACAGACCCGCATGGTTTTACTAGTGACCTGGATGTTCTATCCAATCGCGTACCTCTTTAACATTGCAGGAGGAACAGCAGACGCTGAGATTGGTATTCAGGTGGGCTACACCATTGCAGACATTGCTGCGAAGTGTGGATATGGAGTCATGGTTTACTTCATTGCTCGTGAGAAGACCATTGTAGACAGCGCACCTGTTCCAGCGAAGGCAGCTGCTGCCAAAGCCTGA
- a CDS encoding polyprenyl synthetase family protein produces MKSFMRQSGILKDSADYHLMTEGKLFRAQLALAAAHLHRLDEKTALQLACVTEFIHNASLVHDDIQDQDETRRNFATVWKQYGSNNALLLGDLLLSKAYEMLGILGMQHYRGPRLISLLGEKIALLIQGQSDELEYQSDLTLPLQTYEHIALCKTGALLSFPVEAALILSGVQERECGRVSQIFSRFGVAYQIHDDIIDLCASNKGRDFPGSDLREGRVSAVILQFWQQSSPKVREQFEIFFKDEKCRREPKQLAYWVNALANTQVLEASFQYLTETLANCRQEAAELPDPLSSFMLLVISQLEKRFQPELELLA; encoded by the coding sequence ATGAAATCTTTTATGCGGCAAAGTGGAATATTAAAAGATAGTGCTGACTATCATTTAATGACGGAAGGAAAACTCTTTAGAGCGCAGTTGGCCTTGGCTGCAGCGCACCTTCATCGTTTAGATGAAAAGACTGCACTACAGTTGGCCTGTGTAACAGAATTTATTCATAACGCATCGCTCGTCCATGACGATATTCAGGATCAGGACGAAACGAGAAGAAACTTTGCAACGGTTTGGAAGCAATATGGATCAAACAATGCGCTTCTTTTAGGGGATTTGCTGCTGAGCAAAGCCTATGAAATGCTAGGCATCCTAGGCATGCAGCACTACCGTGGTCCAAGATTGATCAGTCTACTTGGTGAGAAGATCGCACTGCTGATACAAGGACAGTCAGATGAGTTGGAGTACCAAAGTGATTTGACTCTGCCTCTACAAACCTATGAACACATCGCACTCTGCAAAACAGGAGCTCTGCTTTCCTTTCCCGTGGAGGCCGCCCTAATCTTGTCAGGTGTTCAAGAGAGGGAATGTGGCCGCGTAAGTCAAATTTTTAGCCGATTCGGAGTGGCCTACCAAATTCATGACGACATCATTGATTTATGCGCTTCAAACAAAGGCCGTGATTTTCCGGGTTCAGATCTGCGGGAAGGTCGGGTCAGCGCAGTAATCCTACAATTTTGGCAGCAATCCTCACCGAAAGTGAGGGAGCAATTCGAAATTTTCTTTAAGGATGAAAAATGTCGTCGTGAACCTAAGCAATTAGCCTACTGGGTCAATGCACTGGCCAACACACAGGTTCTGGAAGCAAGCTTTCAATACCTTACCGAGACGCTTGCAAACTGCCGCCAAGAAGCTGCCGAGCTACCAGATCCTCTAAGTTCATTCATGTTGTTAGTCATCTCTCAGTTGGAAAAGCGCTTTCAGCCAGAACTGGAGTTGCTGGCATGA
- a CDS encoding phytoene/squalene synthase family protein: protein MAYHGKSFHWAGQLLPQSQFNDASLLYAFCRHVDDLADEASDSEEAKTRLDQLCQDLWSDKPKQPLNQAFRELMADQQLEQCWVEDLIEGVLSDLGEVCLQTKEELLCYAYRVAGTVGLMMAQVLGCRDPNALAFATDLGIAMQLTNIARDVHEDAQRGRLYLPQQWLGENTVSAVQLIQGDQEARQVVETAVERLLDLAELYYRSGYHGMRYLPMRVRLGILTARALYRAIGDEIYPEPRIIWDRRARVSMSRKCKLTITSLFEFLFDTQTWPVGKPQQHEPQLHQHLNYVRIG, encoded by the coding sequence TTGGCCTATCATGGAAAAAGCTTTCACTGGGCTGGCCAACTGCTACCACAATCACAGTTTAATGACGCCTCATTACTATATGCCTTTTGTCGGCATGTAGATGATTTGGCAGACGAAGCAAGTGACTCCGAAGAAGCTAAAACTCGACTGGATCAATTGTGTCAGGACCTTTGGAGTGACAAGCCCAAACAGCCTTTGAACCAAGCGTTTCGTGAACTGATGGCAGATCAACAGTTGGAACAGTGTTGGGTAGAAGACTTGATTGAAGGTGTACTTTCTGACTTAGGGGAAGTCTGTCTGCAAACCAAGGAAGAACTTCTCTGCTACGCCTATCGAGTTGCCGGAACAGTTGGTTTAATGATGGCCCAGGTTTTGGGCTGCCGTGATCCCAATGCATTGGCGTTTGCGACTGACCTGGGAATTGCCATGCAACTGACCAATATTGCTCGTGATGTCCATGAAGATGCCCAACGTGGTCGCCTCTACTTACCTCAGCAATGGCTTGGAGAGAATACAGTATCCGCTGTGCAGTTGATTCAGGGGGACCAAGAAGCACGTCAAGTAGTTGAAACAGCCGTGGAACGCTTGCTTGATCTCGCAGAGTTGTATTATCGCAGTGGGTACCACGGCATGCGCTACTTGCCCATGCGTGTACGCTTGGGAATCCTCACAGCACGGGCACTTTATCGTGCAATTGGGGATGAAATTTACCCCGAGCCTAGGATTATTTGGGACAGGCGAGCCCGTGTTTCTATGTCTCGTAAGTGTAAGTTGACCATCACTAGTTTGTTTGAATTTCTCTTTGATACCCAAACCTGGCCAGTAGGGAAACCTCAGCAACACGAACCACAATTGCACCAGCACCTGAATTATGTGCGGATTGGCTAA
- a CDS encoding lycopene cyclase family protein, translating to MQVWDAIVIGAGCAGLTLVNELITRGGDRLRVLLLEERNEYTNDRTWCFWNTLNHRFENVVSCRWPSWSVHYAGEVTHCRGAYQYQYLRAEHFYKLALAPVSSSSKTILKLGEHVQTVQEEEDLVSIQTHQGTHVGRYVIDTRPMDQQNRNAKHPDVHWLQHFLGWKVKTEHACFQSKQVTLMDFIGGEDAAEVLEVSDKETDVALPGIPFIYVLPFSSTEALVESTWFGPKVLAKSVYREQLQRYLQRKEAGKYEIIEQEYGVLPMSTLPTTTQPTRRIRYLGLAGGAARPSTGYAFLAIQRQAQRLADQLLKGDWENFPDYYSTQSRLLDAIFLRVLQENPKRGPELFWRLFRYANPDALVRFLADTASLKDLWEIATCLPSGIFLKQSLVPNFLQKKEMGTTQIQGI from the coding sequence ATGCAGGTCTGGGACGCAATCGTAATTGGAGCTGGCTGTGCTGGACTGACTCTCGTCAATGAGTTGATTACTCGTGGGGGGGACCGGCTTAGGGTTTTGTTGTTGGAAGAAAGAAACGAGTACACAAATGATCGTACTTGGTGCTTCTGGAATACGCTCAATCATCGTTTTGAAAATGTGGTTTCCTGTCGTTGGCCAAGTTGGAGTGTCCATTATGCAGGAGAAGTTACCCACTGCCGAGGCGCTTACCAATACCAGTATTTGCGAGCAGAACACTTTTACAAGCTGGCCCTAGCTCCAGTCTCTTCTTCGTCAAAAACAATTCTGAAATTGGGGGAGCATGTCCAGACTGTTCAGGAGGAGGAAGACCTTGTTAGTATTCAAACCCATCAAGGGACACATGTGGGTCGGTATGTCATCGACACACGACCGATGGATCAGCAGAATCGAAATGCAAAGCATCCTGATGTCCATTGGCTTCAGCATTTTTTGGGCTGGAAAGTAAAAACAGAGCACGCTTGTTTTCAAAGTAAGCAAGTCACTCTGATGGACTTTATAGGAGGGGAAGATGCAGCGGAAGTTCTCGAAGTTAGTGATAAAGAAACAGATGTTGCTCTGCCAGGCATCCCTTTCATCTACGTCCTACCTTTCTCATCAACCGAAGCACTAGTTGAGAGTACTTGGTTTGGGCCAAAGGTGTTGGCAAAGAGTGTCTATCGAGAACAGCTGCAAAGGTATCTGCAAAGGAAAGAAGCGGGGAAATACGAAATCATCGAACAGGAATATGGTGTGCTGCCAATGTCCACGCTACCAACGACCACGCAGCCAACAAGAAGAATTAGGTATCTTGGTCTGGCAGGTGGTGCAGCCCGCCCCAGTACTGGCTATGCGTTCTTGGCAATTCAGCGTCAGGCACAAAGGCTTGCGGATCAATTATTAAAGGGGGACTGGGAAAACTTCCCAGATTATTACAGCACCCAATCCCGATTATTGGACGCTATTTTTCTAAGAGTTCTTCAGGAAAATCCAAAACGAGGTCCTGAATTGTTTTGGCGGCTGTTTCGATATGCAAACCCGGATGCGCTAGTTCGCTTCCTCGCCGATACCGCATCACTGAAAGATCTGTGGGAGATAGCTACTTGTTTGCCCTCTGGAATCTTTCTCAAGCAAAGTCTTGTTCCAAACTTTTTGCAGAAAAAAGAAATGGGAACTACTCAGATTCAGGGTATCTAG
- a CDS encoding Brp/Blh family beta-carotene 15,15'-dioxygenase, protein MLNIQLSEEQQRLFLLLGGLFLLAGMKEWFAWQEWHWGFLFLLISLLGLPHGALDHQVGRSWLEPMQGRIWPFSFGLFYLGLLGLVLVCWIQWPALLLSLFLLLSVLHFGQEDTASLDLGERLYWTHVAFRGLLPLCAPAFFATETTGQLLAPLLLQPELAEHAQGVAIFGATLFAPLCLLGVLIYARWWQIGGPLGKIIEQITESILIILCFVLLSPLEGFVLYFCLHHSLRHSQEMAQWLFPNDSKPLRQFWKQARPLSLAAMVMALFAWIWLPNRALEWGGLQVIFIGLAALTLPHVVLHWLVFDLRRPLPVFSTPEREFSWNHISH, encoded by the coding sequence ATGCTCAATATCCAACTGAGTGAGGAACAACAACGACTTTTTCTGTTACTTGGTGGACTGTTCCTATTGGCAGGAATGAAGGAGTGGTTTGCTTGGCAAGAATGGCACTGGGGTTTCCTTTTTCTATTGATTTCTCTGCTGGGCTTGCCACACGGTGCTTTAGATCATCAGGTTGGCCGTTCCTGGCTTGAGCCAATGCAAGGGCGAATTTGGCCATTCAGCTTCGGATTGTTTTATCTAGGACTGCTTGGGCTAGTCCTAGTCTGCTGGATTCAGTGGCCAGCATTGCTACTCTCTCTTTTCCTGCTGTTGTCAGTTCTCCACTTTGGGCAAGAAGATACCGCATCATTGGATCTGGGAGAAAGGCTCTACTGGACACACGTTGCATTTCGGGGCCTTTTACCACTCTGCGCTCCAGCATTTTTTGCAACTGAAACAACAGGACAACTGCTCGCTCCCCTGCTGCTTCAACCAGAGTTGGCTGAGCATGCTCAAGGTGTCGCAATTTTTGGAGCCACACTCTTTGCGCCCCTGTGTCTCCTTGGGGTCCTGATTTATGCTCGCTGGTGGCAGATTGGTGGGCCATTGGGGAAAATCATTGAACAAATCACAGAATCTATCCTGATCATACTCTGCTTCGTTCTACTATCTCCCTTGGAAGGCTTTGTTCTCTACTTTTGCCTCCATCATTCTTTACGACATAGCCAAGAGATGGCACAGTGGCTTTTTCCGAATGACTCAAAGCCACTTCGTCAATTTTGGAAGCAGGCTCGGCCTCTAAGTTTGGCTGCAATGGTCATGGCTCTGTTTGCCTGGATTTGGCTGCCCAACCGTGCTTTGGAGTGGGGTGGCTTGCAGGTGATATTCATTGGTCTTGCGGCTCTGACCCTTCCACATGTGGTTTTGCACTGGTTAGTCTTCGACCTCCGGCGACCTCTGCCGGTCTTTTCGACTCCTGAGCGAGAATTCTCATGGAATCACATCTCCCATTGA
- the ispH gene encoding 4-hydroxy-3-methylbut-2-enyl diphosphate reductase, protein MESHLPLKVLLAAPRSFCAGVTRAIQIVEACLERYGAPVYVRHAIVHNEHVLREMEAKGVIFVEELSEVPDGVPVVFSAHGVPPSVVNASEERGLPTIDATCPLVARVHQEAVRHHKAGCQVLVIGKKNHPEILGLLGHLPAEDCQVIDDIETARNIQILINQPVAYVTQTTLSVEDTGQIVEVLRKRFPKLIDPRKETICYATTNRQQATRAIASRAEAFLVLGSPTSSNSTRLTEVARQVGCERVRLVPEPDELNLAWLDDANVLGLTAGASAPEYLVQQLLDRLALRRTLVIEEVPVTEEKIQFRLPIERFPKIPQMPISRPSIKSKDSQAGFHRNKSIALSQELHLA, encoded by the coding sequence ATGGAATCACATCTCCCATTGAAAGTGTTGCTGGCTGCGCCTCGGAGTTTCTGTGCTGGAGTAACCCGAGCCATTCAGATTGTTGAAGCCTGTCTGGAACGCTATGGGGCCCCTGTCTATGTTCGGCATGCGATTGTTCACAATGAGCACGTTCTGAGAGAGATGGAAGCCAAAGGAGTGATCTTCGTTGAGGAATTATCAGAGGTTCCAGATGGTGTACCAGTTGTGTTTTCTGCTCACGGCGTTCCTCCATCAGTTGTCAATGCATCTGAGGAACGCGGACTCCCAACGATTGATGCCACCTGCCCCTTAGTGGCCAGAGTCCATCAAGAGGCGGTTCGCCATCACAAAGCTGGTTGTCAAGTGTTGGTAATTGGCAAGAAAAACCACCCTGAGATACTTGGTCTTTTGGGACATCTACCTGCTGAGGACTGTCAGGTGATTGATGATATTGAAACTGCCCGAAATATTCAGATTCTGATAAATCAGCCGGTTGCATACGTTACGCAAACCACACTCTCTGTAGAGGACACTGGGCAAATCGTTGAGGTATTGCGCAAGCGCTTTCCCAAGCTGATTGACCCACGTAAGGAGACAATTTGCTATGCAACAACGAACCGGCAGCAGGCAACCCGGGCTATCGCATCACGAGCTGAGGCTTTCCTTGTGCTAGGCAGCCCTACTTCCTCAAATTCAACACGTCTGACCGAAGTGGCGAGACAGGTTGGCTGTGAAAGAGTCCGCTTGGTTCCTGAACCCGACGAACTAAATTTAGCGTGGTTAGATGATGCCAATGTTTTGGGCTTGACGGCAGGTGCTTCGGCTCCAGAATATCTTGTACAGCAACTCCTTGACCGACTAGCGCTGAGAAGAACTCTTGTAATTGAGGAAGTTCCTGTAACCGAAGAAAAGATTCAGTTTCGCCTTCCTATTGAACGCTTCCCCAAAATTCCCCAAATGCCCATCTCAAGACCTTCCATCAAATCAAAAGATTCCCAAGCAGGTTTTCACCGAAATAAGTCTATCGCTTTGAGCCAAGAGTTGCATCTGGCCTAA
- a CDS encoding tyrosine-protein phosphatase gives MMVSPKNSFQVQGLRSPEDFYWVLQDPAPLAGMCLPETNWPWQSIYDSGFTNLISLHPMEHDPSPLTSIHDQSLEDLISGESPKDPVLEICRIRSATRTILKSLSDSKGVVAHCWGGRGRTGTVLGCVLRELGYAGKPVVKYLDEIQRVRGREGWPEAIWQSEIVRKWPDV, from the coding sequence ATGATGGTTTCGCCAAAAAATAGCTTCCAAGTGCAAGGTCTTCGCTCTCCCGAAGACTTTTACTGGGTACTTCAAGATCCAGCTCCACTCGCAGGGATGTGCCTCCCAGAAACAAATTGGCCCTGGCAGTCCATTTATGATTCTGGTTTCACCAACTTGATTTCATTGCATCCAATGGAGCACGACCCAAGTCCACTAACGAGCATTCATGATCAATCGTTGGAAGATCTCATTAGCGGTGAGTCACCTAAGGACCCGGTACTTGAAATCTGCAGAATCCGATCTGCAACAAGGACCATTCTCAAGTCACTGAGTGACAGTAAAGGAGTTGTAGCCCATTGCTGGGGGGGACGAGGTCGAACTGGAACAGTTCTCGGCTGTGTTCTACGTGAGTTGGGTTATGCGGGAAAACCCGTTGTGAAGTATCTGGATGAGATTCAACGTGTAAGGGGCCGAGAAGGTTGGCCAGAGGCTATTTGGCAATCAGAAATTGTTAGGAAATGGCCGGATGTATGA